In a genomic window of Rhinoderma darwinii isolate aRhiDar2 chromosome 10, aRhiDar2.hap1, whole genome shotgun sequence:
- the LOC142661462 gene encoding G-protein coupled receptor family C group 5 member C-like, protein MEMAYTHYLLILCFASYLNEGFAQNSTLPSNPPNTSAWPAGCGQDVKSIYFALCDRTAAWGIVLEAVTSLGILCTIVLSIIFLALAPSVYKDARKGALALNFLFLVGVLGLFSLVFAFIIAPNFTVCIVRRFLFGVLFAQCFACLVAHSVRLNYLALQNRGPGGCLVFLLAIGLFLVEAVINVEWLLITNVRQTLQDTEPFGHPCNITNQDFVTALVYVMFLIVASLVMPCPVLCGHYLQWKRHGRHIVLTAIFSFLIWVTWIVMYLYGNERLGHPSWDDPVLAIALVSNAWVFVLFYIIPQLMEMTRSGYKYEDDTLNILKRHSDTPHSMVLENRAFSMDNLDVAESINSRHEQDKPVSPYSNYTGLYPTLSLHPGDMETVSHIPVHLPRISMEPWRYHL, encoded by the exons ATGGAGATGGCGTATACACATTACCTGCTCATTTTGTGCTTTGCATCTTATTTGAATGAAGGATTCGCTCAAAATTCTACTCTACCATCAAACCCACCAAACACTTCGGCTTGGCCGGCTGGCTGTGGTCAGGATGTCAAATCTATTTACTTTGCTCTCTGTGATCGTACAGCTGCCTGGGGTATTGTCCTTGAAGCAGTGACCTCCTTAGGGATTCTCTGTACAATAGTTTTATCAATAATTTTTTTGGCACTTGCCCCATCAGTTTATAAAGATGCCCGCAAGGGTGCCCTAGCCCTTAACTTTCTGTTTCTAGTTGGGGTCCTGGGcttattttctttagtttttgcATTCATCATTGCACCCAATTTCACAGTCTGCATAGTCCGAAGGTTTTTGTTTGGTGTTTTATTTGCGCAGTGCTTTGCATGTCTGGTAGCACATTCAGTCAGGCTTAACTATTTAGCTCTTCAGAACAGAGGTCCAGGTGGGTGCTTGGTGTTTCTACTAGCAATTGGACTTTTCTTGGTAGAAGCTGTGATTAACGTGGAATGGCTCCTTATTACTAATGTGCGTCAAACACTCCAGGATACTGAGCCTTTTGGACATCCATGTAATATTACCAACCAAGATTTTGTGACCGCTTTAGTATATGTCATGTTCCTCATTGTAGCATCACTGGTCATGCCTTGCCCAGTACTATGTGGACATTACTTACAATGGAAACGACATGGAAGACACATTGTATTAACAGCCATTTTCTCATTTCTCATCTGGGTAACATGGATTGTGATGTACCTCTATGGCAATGAGAGGCTAGGACACCCCTCCTGGGATGACCCAGTACTGGCCATTGCTTTAGTATCAAATGCCTGGGTTTTCGTTTTGTTTTATATTATCCCACAGTTGATGGAAATGACAAGATCTGGATACAAATATGAAGATGATACCCTTAACATATTGAAGAGACATTCTGACACCCCACATTCCATGGTACTGGAAAACAGAGCATTCTCAATGGATAATCTAGATGTAGCTGAGTCTATCAACTCTAGGCATGAACAAG ACAAACCAGTTTCTCCATACAGTAATTATACTGGACTCTATCCCACTCTATCTCTGCACCCTGGG